TGTCCTTCCCAAATATATTTTGCTACATGTAGGACATCTGAAATGAtctgatatttttctctttggtaCTTCTAATCCTGTTAAAAGTTCTTTAGGTGACTCCTCATCTTCAATTTTGTCATTGTTTGTATTATAGTCACTATAACCGCCATCCGAATCATCCAAGTCAGGTTGTAAAAAGTCTGAATGGTGTAAATGTTTGTAATCTCGAACCATATGTCTTGGTGGTCTTGAAAGTCTACCAGAACGTGTTCTGGctataactttttttctgtcatcCTACAATAAGtttgaataaatgaaaaaaagaataatcatttttataacttatacatattttattctttcaaataaaaataataacctTCAATTCTACTTGTTCTTCCTCAGGAACCACTGTTGTTTTTGATGGGATCAGAGAAGGCCTAATAGTATTCTTTTTTGGTCGTCCTCGTTTACCACCACGATTTTTTATCAAGGTTCCAGGATTTTTCAATCTTAAATCTAATTCTTCTGGAAATACTACCCTGTATATAAATgcacaaaattttaattcatttataaatatttaaatagtattttttcattgCTCACTACTACTTATCCTTATCCATAACTGACCTATACACGATTCTCTCATTAGATATACTCGTTTCTTGGCTGCGTTGTTGCAATACATGAGCGATTTGTTTCAACTGAGTTGGTGAAAGCCGTTGTATGCTAAAATAAGATGTAAAAATAGAGGGACTATGTTTCTTGAACAAGCCAAATATATGCGCACACACGCGCGTACGTATAATCATAACaattatatacgaataattataagaataacatgtacatatatatatgtattaacatCTTGTATCTTTAATTTAAGTGGATTAATTTTTGGACAATACCTGTGAAAATGATGACCTTGTTGTACTATTTGTATAGGATTTTCACTAGATCCCAATGGTTTAGATGTGTCTGCTGCTTCTGATACAATTGTTGTAGATCTTGTAGGTATCCctttagattttttattaatcttaagACATGCTCCATTCATGGATGAATTAatcttttgtttaaaaataccATTTTGGAAAGATTTTGTTTTGTCCGATGAACCATTCTGTTGTATAACTGGTGTCGTTTGTGACAAATTCGGTATGTTGGTAGTCAAGTTATTAGTATTTAATGTAACAGTTTGATTTTGTTTAGTATAATTATGAAAAGCTACTTTAGTTTGCGGTTTCAAAATAGATATAGGTGTTGATGAGGATTGTGTTGGTTTTAATATAGAAGTTGAATTAGTCATTGTTGTTTTGGAATCTTGTGTTTTAACAATCGATGCAGTTCTAAAAATAACTGGAGAATTTGTCTGTGTTATAATTTTGGTCACTGGCGTTACTAAATTCTTTTTCCCCATCACGGAAGATGATGCCTTAATTATTTGTGTAGGAACTTGAACTGGTTTAAGTTCCGTAGATATCGCTGGACTTATATTTGTGTTATTAATAAGTTGTGCAGTTTTCGGCACTGTTTTAGTTATAGTAGTAGCATTCTTTAACATAGGCGTTAAAAGCTGAGATATATTACCTTTTTGTAACGATGATTGTGTAGTTTTTATCGCAGGTGATATTCGTATTTGTGAAGTGGTTATATTTTGTGGTAATACAGGTGTACTATTTACAACAGTATTGGTGATCTGAGGAGCATTTGTATGATTTCCAATTTCACAGCTTCCTGTTATAATATGAGATGTATTTAATAGCTGTGCTGATACATTATTTGTGTTCAAAAGTTGAGCTGTAATAGGAGTTGCTTTTATTATCTGCGGTGATAATGTATTGATCACCGTTGCTTTTGAAAGTAACACAGAATTAGAATTTGAATTCATGTTGATCGATTGCATTCCATTGATGGAATTTAAATTGGTATTTGcaagtttattaatattttgtattaatttaacattttttgcTGGCTTTAATATGGTTTGCGCAGGTTTTATAATGAATTGCGAAGATGGCAAAAGTATTGGTAACTTCTGTAAGATTTGTGCTTGAGAACTAGATACATTGTTCATCGGTTGATTTTGTGCTAAGTTATCTTCTACCATATAGTGCGAATTATCTTCAGTTTTAATGTGTCTAATATCTGTCATTATTGCATGTACCTTTGGTTGCTCTAAAACTATTCTCTGTGTATTGGAATTAATCTGAATAGGATTGTTTTTTACTTCCAATGTTTGTGACTGGGAATTAATAGTTTGATTTGGTAGGCATATATTTCCTAAAGTCAAACTATTTGCAACAGTTTCATTCTGCAATTTTTCATTAGGAGAATCTTCCTGCATTTGCCATTCTGAATAGTCCATACACTCGGACTTTACTATATCATTAATACCGTCATCATTTTGAACTTGAGCCGTTTCAAAATTGAAATCTTCATCTGTAAAAGTATCTTGCGGAGATACTGAGCTTACATCTTCTGTTTTACAATTATCATTTGACGTAATTTTTGTTGTATTTGGAATAACGCTATCTTGATTTTGTTGATATATAACCTCTTCGTTAGAGTTTATCTCAAAAGTTAAACCTAATGCAGCTGCCTGCTCTGAAGTAAGATGAATCGTTTGAGAatcattttcatcgttttgTAAAAACGCAACGAAATCActttcattatcatcatcatcaacaactTGTTGGAATGCTTGTTGTAAAAGATCGGATGTACTAGTCGAAGAGGTAGCATCGTTTGTAAACACGTTTGAATTCGATATCTGTGCCATTTCCTACTTCTTCAGAATTTCTTCGTTCGCGTAAGATAAATTAcactttataaattaataggaTCATATTTCGAAGAATACTACAAAATTTGTCAgacaaaaatttatacaaaactCACATTCAATTCTCGTCAGCAAGGAATGAAAATGTTATGCCGAGTATAAGGTGTAATACACCTTTGGATACATAATACACCTAGCGGGAAAAGGAAGAACTAAGGGAAGAAATTATTACAGATGGCACTGATAGATGGTGCAATTAATACACAGGCAATATTTTCACACTCGTTTCACCATCTTATATAATTgctatatttctttaatctaCATTCGTGCTTCCTTTCCAAGTTGGATGGCATAGCCGAAGGTATGTTCtaattcattttccttttatttatattgtttaacggttaaaattaatatattcgataGGTTGGTATCTCGATCGTTTGTTCACTCGTCACtgtaaacaattattttaaacaaagGTATTTCGATTAATG
Above is a window of Vespula vulgaris chromosome 4, iyVesVulg1.1, whole genome shotgun sequence DNA encoding:
- the LOC127063518 gene encoding uncharacterized protein LOC127063518, with translation MAQISNSNVFTNDATSSTSTSDLLQQAFQQVVDDDDNESDFVAFLQNDENDSQTIHLTSEQAAALGLTFEINSNEEVIYQQNQDSVIPNTTKITSNDNCKTEDVSSVSPQDTFTDEDFNFETAQVQNDDGINDIVKSECMDYSEWQMQEDSPNEKLQNETVANSLTLGNICLPNQTINSQSQTLEVKNNPIQINSNTQRIVLEQPKVHAIMTDIRHIKTEDNSHYMVEDNLAQNQPMNNVSSSQAQILQKLPILLPSSQFIIKPAQTILKPAKNVKLIQNINKLANTNLNSINGMQSINMNSNSNSVLLSKATVINTLSPQIIKATPITAQLLNTNNVSAQLLNTSHIITGSCEIGNHTNAPQITNTVVNSTPVLPQNITTSQIRISPAIKTTQSSLQKGNISQLLTPMLKNATTITKTVPKTAQLINNTNISPAISTELKPVQVPTQIIKASSSVMGKKNLVTPVTKIITQTNSPVIFRTASIVKTQDSKTTMTNSTSILKPTQSSSTPISILKPQTKVAFHNYTKQNQTVTLNTNNLTTNIPNLSQTTPVIQQNGSSDKTKSFQNGIFKQKINSSMNGACLKINKKSKGIPTRSTTIVSEAADTSKPLGSSENPIQIVQQGHHFHSIQRLSPTQLKQIAHVLQQRSQETSISNERIVYRVVFPEELDLRLKNPGTLIKNRGGKRGRPKKNTIRPSLIPSKTTVVPEEEQVELKDDRKKVIARTRSGRLSRPPRHMVRDYKHLHHSDFLQPDLDDSDGGYSDYNTNNDKIEDEESPKELLTGLEVPKRKISDHFRCPTCSKIYLGRTRMARHFEMHPDHGSPEQLPPPTPDPELKQNGNQDPLKRKGKKRGPWAYVTPEAKSERRKVKLKEAISVCEDIEIIKIAAKPVLNAQSLYDLLVLKSENNVRNFLQEVKQLMDKIREKVGEMLSLADTDKGSDKDLVDINEELLCDALGVNPGLYKINNDALKSYDEETSNIYINEEPPVKLRKTANSEESKENNEERMSSGFSESSDLSISDFLSERRTDAASNPTCPEVLSALTLMRRNPSNINNVDNNKATNVSKLLISSPEIQNQISENPGFQKIDINTTKVSKFQTSESHKESFTKLTDNLGPSSDPEIFGKVESNYDESKLEHIDEAFIKLGPVEQGLVKLENGTLGSFEKQSIQSDLNNIEDGSQTFAKGFQKLVSKIVPMSTSNLNCSKVQSSTLDANSCKILPAASICKASDSISVLQDAVPIISNNCDTNIFDSTENLDMSKVAQYDHITHLDILNSSSVIDKNLLIDEKLVEQLHLVDQTNLVDELVSERLKNIMPDNILEGNIIPNNTNLDTDLDFEALSEEFNRNARS